In the Rhodospirillaceae bacterium genome, one interval contains:
- a CDS encoding EamA family transporter: protein MLCCLAVVWSSSVLFIKIGVETVPPMSLAAGRILITTVILYVIFLWRRDILPMEGALWRQCFVLAFFGNTLPYFLIMWGEVDVDSALAAILLSVMPLATLVLAHIFTTDEKFTPLKVAGVVVGFIGVVILVGPDALGGLGDHLVRQLAVAGGAFCFAIQTVMARRLPKISPLTVSVIVMICALVQALPLAFIVDWPITTMPSAISWGAMICLGVFSGAIALIIYFYLVAQRGATYVALNNFLLPPLGVFWGFLFLDERVAPQALIALGVILIGIWLSTYKPKNQT from the coding sequence TTGCTCTGCTGCCTAGCAGTCGTTTGGAGTTCAAGCGTCTTATTTATTAAAATAGGTGTGGAAACTGTTCCGCCGATGTCGCTCGCCGCAGGGCGAATTCTTATTACCACCGTTATACTCTACGTGATCTTTCTATGGCGTCGCGACATCCTTCCCATGGAAGGCGCACTGTGGCGGCAATGTTTTGTGCTGGCGTTTTTTGGGAACACCCTTCCGTATTTCTTAATTATGTGGGGTGAAGTCGATGTGGATAGCGCTTTGGCGGCGATTTTGTTGTCGGTGATGCCATTGGCGACGTTGGTTCTTGCTCACATCTTTACGACCGATGAGAAATTTACCCCCCTTAAAGTTGCCGGCGTTGTTGTTGGGTTCATTGGTGTGGTTATTCTGGTTGGACCTGATGCTTTGGGCGGATTGGGCGATCATCTGGTGCGCCAACTGGCCGTGGCGGGGGGGGCCTTTTGCTTCGCCATCCAAACCGTTATGGCAAGGCGCCTGCCAAAGATATCGCCGCTGACCGTATCGGTCATTGTGATGATCTGTGCCTTGGTGCAAGCCCTGCCCTTGGCCTTTATTGTGGATTGGCCCATCACGACCATGCCGTCGGCGATATCATGGGGGGCGATGATTTGTTTAGGTGTGTTTTCAGGTGCGATTGCGTTAATCATTTATTTTTATCTGGTTGCGCAACGGGGCGCCACATATGTCGCCCTCAACAATTTCCTGCTGCCGCCGTTAGGGGTCTTCTGGGGTTTTCTTTTCCTAGACGAACGCGTGGCTCCGCAAGCACTGATCGCCCTGGGCGTCATTTTAATTGGAATTTGGTTGTCGACCTATAAGCCTAAAAATCAAACATAA
- a CDS encoding 4Fe-4S binding protein, producing MEPKAQSMTRAAFLRGDFRKQTRNLVVGISDACLSAKGVVCRTCEEQCDPGAISFKLALGGVANAQVDTTACTGCGECIAPCPVDAIKFLESAA from the coding sequence ATGGAACCAAAAGCTCAATCCATGACTCGTGCGGCGTTTCTTCGGGGTGATTTCCGCAAGCAAACGCGGAACCTTGTCGTCGGTATTTCCGATGCCTGCTTATCAGCAAAAGGCGTCGTCTGCCGCACCTGCGAAGAGCAATGTGATCCTGGTGCTATTTCTTTCAAACTTGCCTTGGGTGGCGTCGCAAACGCCCAAGTGGATACAACCGCTTGCACAGGATGCGGGGAATGCATTGCCCCCTGTCCGGTGGATGCCATCAAATTTTTGGAGTCAGCTGCATGA
- a CDS encoding chaperone NapD, which produces MIISGILVHAQPSQMKDVEKLLTKIPGVDIHETTPNGQLVVVVEEDDKNTGAVLKDVHFMDGVLSAALVYQESLPDSVH; this is translated from the coding sequence ATGATTATTTCAGGAATACTTGTCCACGCCCAACCAAGCCAAATGAAGGATGTGGAGAAGCTACTCACAAAAATCCCCGGCGTCGATATCCACGAAACGACGCCCAACGGCCAATTGGTGGTCGTCGTTGAAGAAGATGACAAAAATACAGGTGCCGTTTTAAAAGATGTTCATTTTATGGACGGCGTTTTATCCGCTGCTTTGGTTTATCAGGAATCACTTCCTGACAGTGTTCACTAA
- the napA gene encoding nitrate reductase catalytic subunit NapA, with protein sequence MKLTRRDYIKANAAAATAAAAGIVVPKGAAEAAGPGRDIRWDKAPCRFCGTGCSVLVGTKGGRVVATQGDPEAPVNRGLNCIKGYFLSKIMYGSDRLTEPLLRMKNGKYDKNGEFERVSWDAAFDIMAKKFKEALKKKGPTSVGMFGSGQWTVWEGYAAVKLMKAGFLSNNIDPNARHCMASAVAGFMRTFGIDEPMGCYDDLEAADAFVLWGSNMAEMHPILWSRLTNRRLTADHVKVHVLSTFKHRCFELADNGMIFKPQTDLAILNAIANYIIQSGAVNEDFVKKHVNFREGNTDIGYGLRPTDPREKNAKNSKKTGGSKKIDFETFKKFVSEYTFEKASEISGVSVKKIEALAKLYADPKVKVTSYWTMGFNQHTRGTWANNLIYNIHLLVGKISEPGNGPFSLTGQPSACGTAREVGTFAHRLPADMVVKKKKHRDIAEKIWKLPSGILNAKVGYHAVLQNRMLKDGKLNAYWVMCNNNMQAAANINNEGLPGYRNPENFIVVSDPYPTVTAQAADLILPTAMWVEKEGAYGNAERRTQFWRQQVQGPGESKSDLWQLMEFSKRFKVEEVWPAKMIAKMPEYKGKTLYDVLFRNGQVDAFPSNQTAEGFDNDEAKHFGFYAQKGLFEEYAAFGRGKAHDLADFDRYHNSRGLRWPVVDGKETLWRFREEYDPYVKKGQEVHFYGKKDGKANIFALPYEPAAEEPDKDYDMWLVTGRVLEHWHSGSMTRRVPELHRAVPDAVVFMHPDDASKRGLRRGQSVKLQSRRGEVKTRVETRGRNRPPEGVIFIPWFDASQLVNKLTLDATCPISKETDFKKCAVRVVKA encoded by the coding sequence ATGAAACTCACCAGACGCGATTACATTAAGGCAAATGCTGCGGCCGCTACGGCAGCAGCCGCAGGCATTGTTGTTCCAAAGGGTGCCGCCGAAGCGGCCGGCCCAGGTCGAGACATCCGCTGGGACAAAGCCCCCTGCCGTTTTTGCGGTACCGGGTGCAGCGTGCTTGTCGGCACCAAAGGCGGTCGCGTTGTCGCCACCCAAGGTGACCCGGAGGCCCCTGTGAACCGAGGACTGAACTGCATCAAGGGCTATTTCCTGTCTAAGATCATGTACGGTAGTGATCGTCTAACCGAGCCTCTGCTTCGCATGAAGAACGGCAAATACGACAAAAACGGTGAGTTCGAGCGGGTCAGTTGGGACGCCGCCTTCGACATCATGGCCAAGAAATTCAAAGAGGCTCTAAAGAAAAAAGGCCCGACCTCTGTTGGTATGTTCGGTTCCGGCCAATGGACTGTGTGGGAAGGCTATGCCGCGGTCAAATTGATGAAGGCCGGATTCCTATCCAATAACATCGACCCCAATGCGCGCCACTGCATGGCATCTGCTGTCGCAGGCTTTATGCGAACCTTCGGCATTGATGAGCCGATGGGCTGCTACGATGATCTGGAAGCAGCTGACGCGTTTGTGCTGTGGGGCTCAAACATGGCGGAGATGCATCCGATCTTATGGTCTCGCCTGACCAACAGAAGATTAACAGCCGATCATGTGAAAGTTCATGTGCTCTCCACCTTCAAGCATCGGTGCTTTGAGCTGGCCGATAACGGCATGATCTTCAAACCGCAGACTGATTTGGCGATCCTTAACGCCATCGCCAACTACATCATTCAATCTGGTGCGGTGAATGAGGACTTCGTGAAAAAGCACGTAAATTTCCGTGAGGGTAACACGGATATCGGTTACGGCCTCCGGCCCACTGACCCGCGCGAAAAAAACGCCAAGAACAGCAAGAAGACCGGCGGCTCTAAAAAGATCGACTTCGAAACCTTCAAGAAGTTCGTATCTGAGTATACTTTCGAAAAAGCCAGCGAGATTTCTGGCGTGTCGGTCAAAAAGATCGAAGCCTTGGCGAAGCTTTATGCCGATCCAAAGGTTAAAGTAACGTCCTACTGGACCATGGGTTTCAACCAGCACACCCGAGGTACTTGGGCCAACAACCTGATCTACAACATTCACCTGCTGGTCGGAAAAATCTCCGAGCCCGGCAACGGTCCATTTTCTCTAACTGGCCAGCCATCGGCTTGTGGCACGGCGCGTGAAGTCGGTACCTTTGCCCACAGACTCCCGGCTGACATGGTGGTGAAAAAGAAAAAGCACCGCGATATTGCCGAGAAAATTTGGAAACTGCCATCGGGCATTTTGAACGCCAAGGTCGGTTATCACGCCGTGTTGCAGAATCGCATGCTCAAGGACGGCAAGCTCAATGCCTACTGGGTGATGTGCAACAACAACATGCAGGCAGCAGCAAACATTAATAACGAAGGCCTTCCCGGGTATCGCAATCCGGAGAACTTCATTGTTGTGTCCGACCCCTACCCAACCGTGACGGCACAAGCCGCAGACCTAATTCTGCCAACCGCCATGTGGGTAGAGAAAGAAGGTGCCTACGGCAACGCGGAACGCCGCACCCAGTTCTGGCGTCAACAGGTCCAAGGACCGGGCGAATCCAAATCAGATCTCTGGCAGTTGATGGAGTTTTCCAAGCGATTCAAGGTCGAAGAAGTTTGGCCCGCCAAGATGATCGCCAAGATGCCGGAATACAAAGGCAAGACCTTGTATGATGTGCTCTTCAGAAATGGCCAAGTCGATGCCTTCCCGAGCAACCAAACCGCCGAAGGGTTTGATAACGACGAAGCCAAGCACTTCGGCTTCTATGCCCAAAAAGGCCTGTTCGAGGAATACGCCGCGTTTGGTCGCGGCAAGGCGCATGATCTCGCCGACTTCGACCGCTATCATAACTCCCGCGGCTTGCGTTGGCCTGTTGTCGATGGCAAGGAGACGCTCTGGCGGTTCCGCGAAGAATATGATCCCTACGTCAAGAAGGGCCAAGAAGTCCACTTCTATGGCAAGAAAGACGGCAAGGCCAATATCTTCGCCCTGCCCTACGAGCCCGCCGCAGAAGAGCCGGATAAAGACTACGATATGTGGCTGGTCACAGGTCGGGTGCTGGAACACTGGCATTCCGGGTCAATGACCAGACGGGTGCCGGAATTGCACCGCGCGGTACCGGATGCCGTCGTCTTCATGCACCCTGATGATGCATCCAAGCGCGGCCTGCGGCGGGGCCAATCGGTAAAACTCCAATCCCGCCGGGGTGAAGTAAAGACCCGAGTGGAAACACGTGGCCGTAACCGTCCACCAGAAGGGGTTATCTTCATCCCGTGGTTTGACGCCTCTCAATTGGTGAACAAACTCACGCTCGACGCCACTTGTCCGATCTCCAAGGAGACCGATTTCAAGAAATGTGCTGTTCGCGTGGTGAAAGCCTAA
- the napG gene encoding ferredoxin-type protein NapG — MPHQGHDKAAKLNRRKFLASTARNACGVAAFGLLLGLYAKQAKSLPADALRPPGAGTEDQFLAACLRCGLCVRDCPYGTLKLSQLGDRPATGSPYFTARDVPCEMCDDIPCVAACPSGALSKDLKNIDDSRMGIAVLSDRETCLNVRGLRCDVCYRVCPLMGKAITLDMQANKRTGKHASFIPTIHSEACTGCGKCEKSCVLEEAAIKVFPRSLTKGQMGEHYRLGWIEKEKAGKSLMPGLIDLPDRRPGGRI; from the coding sequence ATGCCCCATCAGGGACACGATAAGGCCGCTAAACTAAACCGCAGGAAGTTTCTGGCCTCCACGGCCAGGAATGCCTGCGGGGTGGCGGCGTTTGGGTTGCTGTTGGGGCTTTACGCCAAGCAAGCAAAGTCCCTCCCGGCAGATGCTCTTAGACCACCGGGTGCCGGTACCGAAGATCAATTTCTTGCCGCCTGTTTGCGGTGTGGGCTCTGTGTCCGCGACTGCCCCTATGGCACGTTGAAGTTATCTCAATTAGGCGACAGACCTGCCACCGGCAGCCCCTACTTCACGGCCCGCGATGTGCCATGTGAAATGTGTGATGATATCCCCTGTGTCGCGGCCTGCCCCTCTGGGGCCTTATCCAAAGACCTAAAGAACATTGATGACTCCCGTATGGGTATCGCGGTTCTCTCGGATAGGGAAACCTGCCTCAACGTCCGCGGATTGCGCTGTGATGTTTGTTATCGGGTGTGCCCCCTGATGGGCAAAGCCATTACCCTTGATATGCAGGCCAACAAGCGGACCGGCAAACATGCCAGCTTCATTCCGACTATTCATTCCGAAGCCTGCACCGGCTGCGGCAAATGTGAAAAATCCTGCGTCTTGGAAGAAGCCGCGATCAAAGTATTCCCGCGATCACTGACCAAAGGCCAAATGGGTGAACATTACCGACTCGGCTGGATTGAAAAAGAGAAAGCCGGAAAATCTCTAATGCCTGGACTTATTGACCTGCCAGACAGAAGGCCGGGAGGTCGAATATGA
- the napH gene encoding quinol dehydrogenase ferredoxin subunit NapH has translation MSEHHVPGLNAVITKGYAAYKWLLIRRTVQLLFLGLFLIGPLTGFWIVKGTATSSITLGFLELTDPYVALQSLVAGHITGTAAIIGAAILFTVYALIGGRTYCSFFCPVNIVTDAAHWLAQLFGVDRGIRLNRHTRLWVLGMTLVVSAVTGTIAWEFVNPVTLTHRGLVFGIGFAWSAAAMVFLFDLFVSRRGWCSHLCPVGAFYSLVGSFSLIRISAQDRAKCNNCMDCFAVCPEPHTITPALKGDGGPLVLSGDCTNCGRCIDVCAENVFKFGLRTNNHRPELTPVAEFPSRKAA, from the coding sequence ATGAGCGAACACCATGTTCCCGGCCTGAATGCTGTAATTACCAAGGGTTATGCCGCCTATAAGTGGTTGCTAATCCGGCGGACAGTTCAGCTTCTGTTTCTAGGCTTGTTTTTAATTGGGCCTCTTACGGGCTTTTGGATTGTTAAAGGCACAGCAACTTCCAGTATTACCTTGGGATTCTTGGAACTAACTGACCCCTACGTCGCTCTTCAATCTCTTGTCGCTGGCCATATTACAGGCACCGCAGCAATAATTGGTGCCGCAATTTTATTCACCGTTTATGCGTTGATTGGTGGTCGGACGTATTGCTCTTTCTTCTGTCCCGTAAACATTGTGACCGACGCAGCTCATTGGCTGGCGCAACTATTTGGCGTAGATCGGGGCATTCGATTGAACCGGCATACTCGGCTCTGGGTACTTGGTATGACCTTAGTGGTTTCTGCCGTAACTGGCACCATTGCTTGGGAGTTTGTGAACCCCGTCACGCTGACGCATAGGGGGCTGGTCTTCGGCATTGGCTTTGCCTGGAGTGCCGCTGCCATGGTCTTCTTATTTGATCTATTTGTCAGTCGCCGGGGGTGGTGTAGCCATCTGTGTCCCGTCGGCGCTTTCTACAGCTTGGTAGGATCTTTCAGCTTGATCAGAATTTCAGCCCAAGATCGTGCAAAGTGTAATAATTGCATGGACTGTTTCGCGGTTTGCCCTGAACCACACACAATAACACCTGCGCTAAAAGGTGATGGTGGCCCCCTGGTACTATCAGGTGATTGCACCAACTGTGGACGGTGCATCGATGTCTGTGCCGAGAATGTATTTAAATTTGGATTAAGAACCAATAACCACCGGCCTGAATTAACTCCGGTGGCAGAATTCCCCTCCCGCAAGGCGGCTTAG
- a CDS encoding nitrate reductase cytochrome c-type subunit: MKTINYGMILGLALVFVALGSPGAFSQDGGVQSLRGTPQISEPGPSPEIKKQATNQRFGRAYRQQPPLIPHKIEKYQINLKVNQCMRCHDWPYSVEEGAPKISETHYIDRSGVALDKVAKTRWFCTQCHVPQVYTRPLVPNRFKSAFETK; encoded by the coding sequence ATGAAGACGATTAATTACGGCATGATCTTAGGCTTAGCATTGGTATTTGTTGCCCTTGGAAGCCCAGGTGCATTCAGCCAGGACGGCGGCGTTCAGTCGTTGCGTGGTACCCCGCAGATAAGCGAACCAGGTCCTTCGCCTGAAATCAAAAAGCAGGCAACGAACCAGCGCTTTGGACGCGCCTATCGTCAGCAGCCGCCGCTGATCCCACATAAGATCGAAAAGTACCAAATTAACTTGAAGGTCAATCAATGCATGCGCTGCCATGATTGGCCTTACAGCGTTGAAGAAGGCGCCCCTAAGATTAGCGAGACCCACTACATTGACCGCAGCGGCGTTGCGCTGGATAAGGTCGCTAAAACTCGCTGGTTCTGCACCCAATGCCACGTGCCTCAAGTTTACACGCGGCCACTGGTTCCCAACCGATTCAAATCGGCGTTCGAAACGAAGTAA
- a CDS encoding Denitrification system component NirT, whose translation MNDQAPDENKGKLIQRVWGIIRKPSARYALGTLLTVGFVAGVVFWGSFNWSLELTNNEEFCITCHEMKDNVYQEYKQTIHYSNRSGVRATCPDCHVPKTWVHKIARKIQASNELYHHFLGTIDTREKYEAKRLKLAKNEWRRMKETDSRECRNCHNFDYMDFTVQEKRSRKRHAVAIEKGSTCIDCHKGIAHELPKGAFEAEKEISAK comes from the coding sequence ATGAACGACCAAGCGCCTGATGAGAATAAAGGGAAATTGATCCAGCGAGTCTGGGGGATCATTCGCAAACCCTCGGCCCGTTATGCCTTGGGGACACTCCTCACTGTTGGCTTTGTAGCCGGAGTTGTGTTCTGGGGAAGTTTCAACTGGTCGCTGGAACTGACCAATAACGAAGAATTCTGCATTACATGTCATGAAATGAAGGACAACGTCTATCAAGAATACAAGCAAACGATCCATTATTCCAACCGCTCCGGCGTGCGCGCGACGTGCCCAGACTGCCATGTACCGAAGACCTGGGTACACAAAATTGCACGGAAGATTCAAGCTTCCAATGAGCTATACCACCACTTCTTGGGGACCATTGACACCCGCGAGAAATACGAGGCCAAGCGCTTAAAACTAGCCAAAAATGAATGGCGGCGGATGAAGGAAACTGACAGCCGCGAATGCCGCAACTGTCATAACTTTGACTACATGGACTTCACCGTCCAAGAAAAGCGTTCCCGCAAGCGCCACGCGGTCGCCATCGAAAAAGGCAGTACCTGCATCGACTGCCACAAAGGCATCGCGCATGAATTACCAAAGGGCGCGTTTGAAGCGGAAAAGGAGATTTCGGCGAAGTAA
- a CDS encoding SDR family NAD(P)-dependent oxidoreductase, with protein MTVLVTGAAGFIGYHTCKALLEAGRHVIGIDNLNDYYEVSLKQARLAQLQEAKGFEFTKLDIADRDAVAALVAAHPAVSEVIHLAAQAGVRYSLVNPFAYLHANVEGHLVLLEAARGLKDLKHFVYASSSSVYGDSLELPLAVGDSTDSPKSLYGATKKTMELFSHAYAGLYGLPQTGLRFFTVYGPWGRPDMAPMIFSRKIFANEPIDVFNNGEMARDFTYIDDIVAGVVSCLDKPPSDGVTNPIYNIGNNNAEPLMRFIAILEDALGVKAEINFKPMQPGDVKETYANIDATRRDFGFEPKTSLDEGVPRFVEWYRGYYGV; from the coding sequence ATGACTGTCTTAGTGACCGGCGCTGCGGGATTTATTGGCTACCATACCTGCAAGGCTCTTCTGGAAGCCGGGCGGCATGTCATTGGCATCGATAATTTAAACGATTATTACGAAGTCTCCTTGAAACAAGCGCGCTTGGCCCAATTGCAAGAGGCCAAGGGATTCGAATTCACCAAACTTGATATTGCGGACCGAGACGCTGTTGCGGCCCTCGTCGCGGCGCATCCAGCAGTTTCCGAGGTCATTCATTTGGCGGCACAGGCGGGGGTTCGGTATTCCCTGGTCAATCCCTTCGCCTATTTGCATGCCAACGTTGAAGGGCATTTGGTTCTGTTGGAGGCAGCGCGCGGACTAAAAGACCTAAAGCATTTCGTCTATGCTTCGTCATCGTCGGTCTATGGCGACAGCCTAGAATTACCGCTCGCAGTAGGGGACTCAACTGACAGCCCCAAATCCCTTTACGGTGCGACCAAAAAAACCATGGAATTATTCAGCCATGCTTATGCCGGGCTTTATGGATTGCCACAAACGGGACTGCGATTCTTCACGGTCTATGGTCCCTGGGGTCGGCCTGATATGGCACCGATGATTTTTAGCCGCAAGATTTTTGCTAATGAGCCTATCGATGTCTTTAACAACGGCGAAATGGCTCGGGATTTCACTTACATTGATGATATCGTCGCGGGAGTGGTCAGCTGCTTAGACAAACCGCCCAGCGATGGCGTGACCAATCCGATCTACAATATCGGCAACAACAATGCAGAACCCCTGATGCGGTTTATTGCAATCTTGGAAGATGCCTTGGGCGTTAAGGCCGAAATTAACTTTAAGCCCATGCAACCCGGCGATGTCAAAGAAACCTACGCCAACATCGACGCCACGCGACGGGATTTTGGTTTCGAGCCCAAGACCTCGCTTGATGAAGGGGTGCCCCGGTTTGTTGAGTGGTACCGCGGGTATTACGGGGTTTAG